A DNA window from Ctenopharyngodon idella isolate HZGC_01 chromosome 10, HZGC01, whole genome shotgun sequence contains the following coding sequences:
- the mier2 gene encoding mesoderm induction early response protein 2 isoform X1: MAAVRMGSKDQRHSRVDIFHQGYAGPLEALPRASTFLEEQDRSLVALRRQAVKMATKTHSGGEMPLEQLLALYGYNMPDPVLEQQQEPNELAASLPEMTLDKVQIGKDLLSGGEDVDNHSSVDDLTLSITSHASDLLQCHLRGDDKDTSVSCSEDDSESTSIPSSDGRKDIMVGPQYQAIIPALCTHTFYERAYENEDQLLWTPDVLSSLAVEKFLLEVQRKGSDNGPTNTLTTGDIVKDNEQALYELVKCNFNAEEALRRYRFNVKVFSEELCAWSEEECRNFEHGYRAYGKNFHLIQGNKVRTRSVGECVEYYYMWKKSERHEYFTQQATKLGRKKCNLPSGNTEDAEPDGDSGDVEGTNQGLPSRSSIQLQPPSPPAVMELDKQEESLNCAAQFQGRPRRKRTPRFLLKP, translated from the exons ATGGCAG CTGTGCGAATGGGCTCCAAGGACCAACGGCACAGTCGTGTAGACATTTTCCACCAGGGCTATGCGGGGCCACTGGAGGCCCTTCCCCGGGCATCCACGTTCCTAGAGGAGCAGGACAGGAGCCTGGTGGCCCTGCGGAGACAGGCGGTAAAGATGGCAACCAAGACCCATTCA GGTGGTGAAATGCCCCTCGAGCAACTTCTGGCACTTTATGGGTACAACATGCCTGATCCGGTCCTGGAACAACAACAGGAGCCAAATGAGCTGGCAGCTAGTCTGCCTGAAATGACACTGGACAAG GTTCAGATAGGTAAAGATCTGCTCTCAGGAGGGGAGGATGTGGACAACCATTCCTCTGTTGATGACCTCACACTCTCCATCACGTCCCATGCATCTGACCTCTTACAATGCCACCTGAGAG GTGATGACAAAGACACTTCAGTCAGCTGCTCTGAAGACGACTCAGAAAGCACCTCTATCCCCTCCAGTGATGGCCGAAAG GACATCATGGTGGGCCCCCAGTATCAGGCTATAATTCCTGCTCTCTGTACACACACTTTTTATGAAAGAG CCTATGAAAATGAGGACCAGTTGTTGTGGACCCCAGATGTGTTGTCCAGTCTGGCAGTAGAGAAGTTTTTGCTTGAAGTCCAGAGAAAAGGGAGTGACAATGGACCTACAAACACTCTGACCACAGGAGATATAGTCAAAGACAATGAGCAG GCTCTTTATGAACTAGTAAAATGTAACTTTAATGCAGAAGAGGCACTAAGAAGATATCGCTTTAATGTCAAGGTTTTCAGTG AAGAGCTTTGTGCCTGGAGTGAGGAGGAGTGCCGTAACTTTGAGCATGGTTACCGTGCCTATGGGAAGAACTTCCACCTCATACAGGGCAACAAG GTCCGCACGCGCTCGGTGGGTGAGTGTGTAGAGTACTACTACATGTGGAAGAAATCAGAGCGGCATGAGTATTTCACACAGCAGGCCACCAAGCTGGGTCGGAAAAAGTGCAATCTACCATCTGGGAAcac AGAGGATGCTGAGCCGGATGGGGATTCTGGCGATGTGGAAGGTACCAATCAAGGTTTGCCAAGTCGGTCTTCCATTCAACTCCAGCCTCCATCGCCACCTGCTGTCATGGAGCTGGATAAACAAG AGGAGAGCCTGAATtgtgcagctcagtttcagggtcgtCCACGACGGAAACGCACACCGCGCTTCCTATTAAAGCCCTGA
- the plpp2b gene encoding LOW QUALITY PROTEIN: phospholipid phosphatase 2b (The sequence of the model RefSeq protein was modified relative to this genomic sequence to represent the inferred CDS: inserted 2 bases in 1 codon) yields the protein MTDMRKKKLFVLVDVLCVVVASLPFVIMNIASQPYQRGIFCQDESISYPVRPDTITHVALAAVTITCTIIIISSGEAYLVYSKKIHSNSTFNQYVSAIYKVLGAFLFGGAVSQSLTDLAKYTIGRPRPHFLTVCAPKVCKGYLAVINCTGNPRDVTEARLSFYSGHSSFGMYCMLFLAFYVQARLNAKWARLLRPTIQFFLVAFAVYVGYTRVSDYKHHWSDVLVGLLQGALIAILTVRYVTNFFKVRPSPEYSCPETGAENEEQKHSFXEVEHNNHYSYSGPV from the exons ATGACGGACATGAGGAAAAAGAAACTCTTCGTCCTAGTTGACGTGCTGTGTGTTGTTGTAG CTTCTCTGCCCTTTGTGATAATGAATATTGCATCCCAGCCATATCAGCGAGGCATCTTCTGCCAGGACGAGAGCATCAGTTACCCTGTAAGACCGGACACCATCACGCACGTGGCGCTGGCTGCGGTCACCATCACCTGCACTATCATTATC ATATCGTCAGGTGAAGCGTATCTGGTGTACAGCAAGAAAATTCACTCCAACTCTACCTTTAATCAATATGTATCGGCCATCTATAAGGTGCTGGGTGCCTTCCTATTTGGGGGAGCTGTCAGCCAATCACTGACCGACTTGGCCAAGTACACCATTGGGCGACCACGTCCACATTTCTTAACAGTGTGTGCTCCCAAAGTCTGCAAAGGATACTTGGCGGTGATCAACTGCACTGGCAACCCACGTGATGTGACTGAAGCCCG GTTGTCCTTCTACTCGGGTCACTCCTCCTTCGGGATGTACTGCATGCTGTTTCTAGCG TTCTATGTCCAGGCCAGGCTGAATGCAAAATGGGCCCGTCTTCTGAGGCCCACCATCCAGTTCTTCCTGGTGGCCTTTGCTGTGTATGTAGGTTACACCCGCGTGTCCGATTATAAGCACCACTGGAGCGACGTGCTAGTGGGGCTCCTCCAGGGGGCGCTTATCGCAATTCTCACT GTGCGATACGTCACAAATTTCTTCAAGGTCCGTCCTTCGCCTGAATACTCATGTCCAGAGACAGGAGCAGAAAATGAGGAGCAGAAACACAGCTT CGAGGTGGAGCACAATAACCATTACAGCTATTCTGGACCTGTGTGA
- the mier2 gene encoding mesoderm induction early response protein 2 isoform X4, whose translation MGSKDQRHSRVDIFHQGYAGPLEALPRASTFLEEQDRSLVALRRQAVKMATKTHSGGEMPLEQLLALYGYNMPDPVLEQQQEPNELAASLPEMTLDKVQIGKDLLSGGEDVDNHSSVDDLTLSITSHASDLLQCHLRGDDKDTSVSCSEDDSESTSIPSSDGRKDIMVGPQYQAIIPALCTHTFYERAYENEDQLLWTPDVLSSLAVEKFLLEVQRKGSDNGPTNTLTTGDIVKDNEQALYELVKCNFNAEEALRRYRFNVKVFSEELCAWSEEECRNFEHGYRAYGKNFHLIQGNKVRTRSVGECVEYYYMWKKSERHEYFTQQATKLGRKKCNLPSGNTEDAEPDGDSGDVEGTNQGLPSRSSIQLQPPSPPAVMELDKQEESLNCAAQFQGRPRRKRTPRFLLKP comes from the exons ATGGGCTCCAAGGACCAACGGCACAGTCGTGTAGACATTTTCCACCAGGGCTATGCGGGGCCACTGGAGGCCCTTCCCCGGGCATCCACGTTCCTAGAGGAGCAGGACAGGAGCCTGGTGGCCCTGCGGAGACAGGCGGTAAAGATGGCAACCAAGACCCATTCA GGTGGTGAAATGCCCCTCGAGCAACTTCTGGCACTTTATGGGTACAACATGCCTGATCCGGTCCTGGAACAACAACAGGAGCCAAATGAGCTGGCAGCTAGTCTGCCTGAAATGACACTGGACAAG GTTCAGATAGGTAAAGATCTGCTCTCAGGAGGGGAGGATGTGGACAACCATTCCTCTGTTGATGACCTCACACTCTCCATCACGTCCCATGCATCTGACCTCTTACAATGCCACCTGAGAG GTGATGACAAAGACACTTCAGTCAGCTGCTCTGAAGACGACTCAGAAAGCACCTCTATCCCCTCCAGTGATGGCCGAAAG GACATCATGGTGGGCCCCCAGTATCAGGCTATAATTCCTGCTCTCTGTACACACACTTTTTATGAAAGAG CCTATGAAAATGAGGACCAGTTGTTGTGGACCCCAGATGTGTTGTCCAGTCTGGCAGTAGAGAAGTTTTTGCTTGAAGTCCAGAGAAAAGGGAGTGACAATGGACCTACAAACACTCTGACCACAGGAGATATAGTCAAAGACAATGAGCAG GCTCTTTATGAACTAGTAAAATGTAACTTTAATGCAGAAGAGGCACTAAGAAGATATCGCTTTAATGTCAAGGTTTTCAGTG AAGAGCTTTGTGCCTGGAGTGAGGAGGAGTGCCGTAACTTTGAGCATGGTTACCGTGCCTATGGGAAGAACTTCCACCTCATACAGGGCAACAAG GTCCGCACGCGCTCGGTGGGTGAGTGTGTAGAGTACTACTACATGTGGAAGAAATCAGAGCGGCATGAGTATTTCACACAGCAGGCCACCAAGCTGGGTCGGAAAAAGTGCAATCTACCATCTGGGAAcac AGAGGATGCTGAGCCGGATGGGGATTCTGGCGATGTGGAAGGTACCAATCAAGGTTTGCCAAGTCGGTCTTCCATTCAACTCCAGCCTCCATCGCCACCTGCTGTCATGGAGCTGGATAAACAAG AGGAGAGCCTGAATtgtgcagctcagtttcagggtcgtCCACGACGGAAACGCACACCGCGCTTCCTATTAAAGCCCTGA
- the mier2 gene encoding mesoderm induction early response protein 2 isoform X2: MAAVRMGSKDQRHSRVDIFHQGYAGPLEALPRASTFLEEQDRSLVALRRQAVKMATKTHSGGEMPLEQLLALYGYNMPDPVLEQQQEPNELAASLPEMTLDKVQIGKDLLSGGEDVDNHSSVDDLTLSITSHASDLLQCHLRGDDKDTSVSCSEDDSESTSIPSSDGRKDIMVGPQYQAIIPALCTHTFYERAYENEDQLLWTPDVLSSLAVEKFLLEVQRKGSDNGPTNTLTTGDIVKDNEQALYELVKCNFNAEEALRRYRFNVKVFSELCAWSEEECRNFEHGYRAYGKNFHLIQGNKVRTRSVGECVEYYYMWKKSERHEYFTQQATKLGRKKCNLPSGNTEDAEPDGDSGDVEGTNQGLPSRSSIQLQPPSPPAVMELDKQEESLNCAAQFQGRPRRKRTPRFLLKP, translated from the exons ATGGCAG CTGTGCGAATGGGCTCCAAGGACCAACGGCACAGTCGTGTAGACATTTTCCACCAGGGCTATGCGGGGCCACTGGAGGCCCTTCCCCGGGCATCCACGTTCCTAGAGGAGCAGGACAGGAGCCTGGTGGCCCTGCGGAGACAGGCGGTAAAGATGGCAACCAAGACCCATTCA GGTGGTGAAATGCCCCTCGAGCAACTTCTGGCACTTTATGGGTACAACATGCCTGATCCGGTCCTGGAACAACAACAGGAGCCAAATGAGCTGGCAGCTAGTCTGCCTGAAATGACACTGGACAAG GTTCAGATAGGTAAAGATCTGCTCTCAGGAGGGGAGGATGTGGACAACCATTCCTCTGTTGATGACCTCACACTCTCCATCACGTCCCATGCATCTGACCTCTTACAATGCCACCTGAGAG GTGATGACAAAGACACTTCAGTCAGCTGCTCTGAAGACGACTCAGAAAGCACCTCTATCCCCTCCAGTGATGGCCGAAAG GACATCATGGTGGGCCCCCAGTATCAGGCTATAATTCCTGCTCTCTGTACACACACTTTTTATGAAAGAG CCTATGAAAATGAGGACCAGTTGTTGTGGACCCCAGATGTGTTGTCCAGTCTGGCAGTAGAGAAGTTTTTGCTTGAAGTCCAGAGAAAAGGGAGTGACAATGGACCTACAAACACTCTGACCACAGGAGATATAGTCAAAGACAATGAGCAG GCTCTTTATGAACTAGTAAAATGTAACTTTAATGCAGAAGAGGCACTAAGAAGATATCGCTTTAATGTCAAGGTTTTCAGTG AGCTTTGTGCCTGGAGTGAGGAGGAGTGCCGTAACTTTGAGCATGGTTACCGTGCCTATGGGAAGAACTTCCACCTCATACAGGGCAACAAG GTCCGCACGCGCTCGGTGGGTGAGTGTGTAGAGTACTACTACATGTGGAAGAAATCAGAGCGGCATGAGTATTTCACACAGCAGGCCACCAAGCTGGGTCGGAAAAAGTGCAATCTACCATCTGGGAAcac AGAGGATGCTGAGCCGGATGGGGATTCTGGCGATGTGGAAGGTACCAATCAAGGTTTGCCAAGTCGGTCTTCCATTCAACTCCAGCCTCCATCGCCACCTGCTGTCATGGAGCTGGATAAACAAG AGGAGAGCCTGAATtgtgcagctcagtttcagggtcgtCCACGACGGAAACGCACACCGCGCTTCCTATTAAAGCCCTGA
- the mier2 gene encoding mesoderm induction early response protein 2 isoform X3 has protein sequence MAAVRMGSKDQRHSRVDIFHQGYAGPLEALPRASTFLEEQDRSLVALRRQAVKMATKTHSGGEMPLEQLLALYGYNMPDPVLEQQQEPNELAASLPEMTLDKIGKDLLSGGEDVDNHSSVDDLTLSITSHASDLLQCHLRGDDKDTSVSCSEDDSESTSIPSSDGRKDIMVGPQYQAIIPALCTHTFYERAYENEDQLLWTPDVLSSLAVEKFLLEVQRKGSDNGPTNTLTTGDIVKDNEQALYELVKCNFNAEEALRRYRFNVKVFSEELCAWSEEECRNFEHGYRAYGKNFHLIQGNKVRTRSVGECVEYYYMWKKSERHEYFTQQATKLGRKKCNLPSGNTEDAEPDGDSGDVEGTNQGLPSRSSIQLQPPSPPAVMELDKQEESLNCAAQFQGRPRRKRTPRFLLKP, from the exons ATGGCAG CTGTGCGAATGGGCTCCAAGGACCAACGGCACAGTCGTGTAGACATTTTCCACCAGGGCTATGCGGGGCCACTGGAGGCCCTTCCCCGGGCATCCACGTTCCTAGAGGAGCAGGACAGGAGCCTGGTGGCCCTGCGGAGACAGGCGGTAAAGATGGCAACCAAGACCCATTCA GGTGGTGAAATGCCCCTCGAGCAACTTCTGGCACTTTATGGGTACAACATGCCTGATCCGGTCCTGGAACAACAACAGGAGCCAAATGAGCTGGCAGCTAGTCTGCCTGAAATGACACTGGACAAG ATAGGTAAAGATCTGCTCTCAGGAGGGGAGGATGTGGACAACCATTCCTCTGTTGATGACCTCACACTCTCCATCACGTCCCATGCATCTGACCTCTTACAATGCCACCTGAGAG GTGATGACAAAGACACTTCAGTCAGCTGCTCTGAAGACGACTCAGAAAGCACCTCTATCCCCTCCAGTGATGGCCGAAAG GACATCATGGTGGGCCCCCAGTATCAGGCTATAATTCCTGCTCTCTGTACACACACTTTTTATGAAAGAG CCTATGAAAATGAGGACCAGTTGTTGTGGACCCCAGATGTGTTGTCCAGTCTGGCAGTAGAGAAGTTTTTGCTTGAAGTCCAGAGAAAAGGGAGTGACAATGGACCTACAAACACTCTGACCACAGGAGATATAGTCAAAGACAATGAGCAG GCTCTTTATGAACTAGTAAAATGTAACTTTAATGCAGAAGAGGCACTAAGAAGATATCGCTTTAATGTCAAGGTTTTCAGTG AAGAGCTTTGTGCCTGGAGTGAGGAGGAGTGCCGTAACTTTGAGCATGGTTACCGTGCCTATGGGAAGAACTTCCACCTCATACAGGGCAACAAG GTCCGCACGCGCTCGGTGGGTGAGTGTGTAGAGTACTACTACATGTGGAAGAAATCAGAGCGGCATGAGTATTTCACACAGCAGGCCACCAAGCTGGGTCGGAAAAAGTGCAATCTACCATCTGGGAAcac AGAGGATGCTGAGCCGGATGGGGATTCTGGCGATGTGGAAGGTACCAATCAAGGTTTGCCAAGTCGGTCTTCCATTCAACTCCAGCCTCCATCGCCACCTGCTGTCATGGAGCTGGATAAACAAG AGGAGAGCCTGAATtgtgcagctcagtttcagggtcgtCCACGACGGAAACGCACACCGCGCTTCCTATTAAAGCCCTGA